The genomic interval GATTGTCCTTTTTTACTTTTTAACCGTTTCATAGTAGCCCCCCTTACTCCTGACCTCCAATGGAGCTTACTTATCCGGAAAAAATGCTCTAATCAATATCCATATTTATGATTAGAGCATTTTACGTGCAGGGTATTCCCAACTTTTGCATCATTGCTGTTATTGGAGTGCATTTATTATTTCCTGGAATTTTGCTGCTATTGCCGGCCCCAGAACTACCAGCACCGCAATAACCACTACTGCAATAAGTCCTACCAACAATGCATATTCAACCATACCCTGTCCTTTTTCATCTTTTGAAATTAATAATATATTGTTTTTTAATTTCCTTAACATATCGGCCCCTCCTTTAAACTATTCTGCTGAGCCATTTCTATTCAAGAACCGTCGCTAACGCTCTTTTCATGTCAACTAGCCCAGCGAGTTAAATTAGTTTTACTTGTGATTTAATTATAACTCTGTTTGGAAGGGCATAACAGTTTCTAAAAGTCACATTCTCTAAGTATAAAAGTCACAAAAAAATAAGGACCAAAGTCCCTATTCCTGAGTTTTATATTTTAATTTATAGTAATCCTCAATGTCATTCTCTATTGCAGTAATTGCGGCTTGTACACGGTCGCTTGCATTAATCTTTCTGTATATATTGGTTGCATAATTTTTCACTGTTTTTTCCGATATGTACAGCTTTCCCCCAATTTCCTTATTACTAAGCCCCCTCGAAATATTCATCAGCACTTCAATTTCCCTCTTTGATAAGTTATCAAGAATATTGGCTTCCTTTTTATTCTTGCCTTTTATATCCTGAAAAAAGATTGAAACCAAAGATTTATCAATATATTTTTCTCCCTGGTATACTGTCCTGATAGCTTCCACAATTTCCGCCCCAACAGAGTCCTTGAGTATATACCCGTCCGCTCCAATATTAATAGCCTCATAAATAATCTTTTTATCATTTTCAACAGTAAGCATAATAACCTTAACAGTATCGCCGTGTTCCTTTTCCTTTATCTTTTTAAGGGTTTCAATTCCATTCATTAAAGGCATATTCAAGTCTAACAACACCACATCAGGTGCAGTAAACCCTAACATATCCAATACTTTTACACCGTTTATGGCTTCGCCAACTATATCCATATCCTCTTCAAAACTGATAATTCTCCTCAAACCTTGCCTTATCAGGTCATGGTCATCTGCAATTAATACTCTAATTACCTTTTTTTTCATCCCTGATCACCTCCCGGTTAATAGGCAATTTTACTCTATAGACTGTACCTTCTCCCTCTGCCGACTTAATTTTAATTTCTCCCTGTAACTGGTTTACTCTGTCAAGTATGCCAATCAATCCATAGCAGTCACCTTTAGTTTTTACCCTTTTTAAAGTTTCTTCTACATTAAATCCTACACCGTCATCAGATATGACCAGCATTAAATATTTTGTGCCATAGTCCAGCTTTACCGTTGCATGCTTTGCCCTGGAATGCTTTTTAATATTGTTAAAAACCTCTTGAATTATCCTGTACACGGCAACCTGAATAATTGGTTCTATTTCCGACTTTACAGGTTTCAATTTTAATTGTACATCAATATCAGTCTCTTGAGAAATATTTTTTATAGCTTCTTGTATAGTCTGGTTTAATCCCAGGTCATCAAGTGACATTGGCCTTAAGTCAAAAATAATACTTCTAATTTCTTTTAAAGCCACTTTCACGCTTTCTTTTAAATCTTCCAATTCTTTAAGCCCTTTCTCCAGATCATCCTGAATAGTCATTTTGCAAATATCTACTTGCATAGCAACATTAGCCATATGTTGCGCAGGGCCATCATGAATATCCCTTGCTATTCTTTTGCGTTCATTTTCCTGGGCTTCTAATACTTTTATTCCTATCAGTATTTCGGAATTTCTATCCGCATCTTCTAAAACAGAAAGGATATCCCCCTCTAGATAGGCTAGAGCAATACTTATTTGGTTAACTACTTTCTCACCATTCTCTATATTACCCATTAACTTTTTTAAAGCCACTTCCAATTGAGTCCTTTTTTCTCTTAATGCCTTTTCTTCATTTGTCTTAGTAATAAATTTCACTCTTATTTCTAATGATTTTTCATAGGCATCCTTGATATCACTTTCACTATATATATTGAAGTTTTTGGATACTTCCGCCAACCACTGTCTTGCACTTTTATCCAGTTTCTCCAGTTCATCAACTTCATTAATAATTTTAATTAATTCACTTTTGACGTTAGCCAGTTCCAGTTTTAAATTTTCATACTCATTTCTTATACTATCTACTATTTTAAGTACTTCTTCCCTGCTGGAACTTATCTCCCCTATTATTTTTTTAGTAATAGCGTTAATTCTGCTAATATCCAGGTTCATACTGTTAATCATAATCTCAC from Bacillota bacterium carries:
- a CDS encoding response regulator transcription factor, whose protein sequence is MKKKVIRVLIADDHDLIRQGLRRIISFEEDMDIVGEAINGVKVLDMLGFTAPDVVLLDLNMPLMNGIETLKKIKEKEHGDTVKVIMLTVENDKKIIYEAINIGADGYILKDSVGAEIVEAIRTVYQGEKYIDKSLVSIFFQDIKGKNKKEANILDNLSKREIEVLMNISRGLSNKEIGGKLYISEKTVKNYATNIYRKINASDRVQAAITAIENDIEDYYKLKYKTQE
- a CDS encoding Flp family type IVb pilin — its product is MLRKLKNNILLISKDEKGQGMVEYALLVGLIAVVVIAVLVVLGPAIAAKFQEIINALQ
- a CDS encoding sensor histidine kinase; this translates as MNLDISRINAITKKIIGEISSSREEVLKIVDSIRNEYENLKLELANVKSELIKIINEVDELEKLDKSARQWLAEVSKNFNIYSESDIKDAYEKSLEIRVKFITKTNEEKALREKRTQLEVALKKLMGNIENGEKVVNQISIALAYLEGDILSVLEDADRNSEILIGIKVLEAQENERKRIARDIHDGPAQHMANVAMQVDICKMTIQDDLEKGLKELEDLKESVKVALKEIRSIIFDLRPMSLDDLGLNQTIQEAIKNISQETDIDVQLKLKPVKSEIEPIIQVAVYRIIQEVFNNIKKHSRAKHATVKLDYGTKYLMLVISDDGVGFNVEETLKRVKTKGDCYGLIGILDRVNQLQGEIKIKSAEGEGTVYRVKLPINREVIRDEKKGN